The following proteins are co-located in the Solanum stenotomum isolate F172 unplaced genomic scaffold, ASM1918654v1 scaffold38042, whole genome shotgun sequence genome:
- the LOC125852654 gene encoding putative disease resistance RPP13-like protein 1, with the protein MHDLINDLAQIASSKLCIRLEESQRSDMLEKSRHLSYSIGKDGDFEKLTPLYKLEQLRTLLPTCNGLYINPLSKRVQHNILPRLRSLRVLSLSHYWIKELPNDLFIKLKLLRFLDLSETMIEKLPNSICVLYHLETLLLSSCAYLKELPLQMEKLINLRHLDISNTVHMNMPLHLSKLKSLQLLVGSKFLVGGRSGLRMEDLGEVHNLYGSLSVQNLQNVVNRTEAVKAKMREKNHVEKLSLRWSESRSVANSQTEIDILDELRPHKNVKEVRINGYRGTKFPNWLADPLFLKLVELSLSNCKVCDSLPALGQLPSLRFLYIGRMHGITEVTEEFYGSLSSKKPFNCLEKLAFEDMPEWKQWHALGIGEFPTLEKLSIANCPKLMGKLPENLCSLKELTISRCPELNLETPIQLSSLKWFEVGGSPKVGVLFDEAQLFTSQLEGMKKIEGLFISDCNSLTSLPFSILPSTLKRITISDCQRLKLEEPVGEMFLGDLQLVGCDSITELVSRACSLDVIRCHNLIRFLISTATERLHCNNLTKLKRLPQLPSSLKELHLWGCPEIESFPEGGLPFNLQLLVIKKCTKLVNGRKEWRLQRLPCLTELQIYHDGSDEEILAAGENWELPSSIQTLRIENLKTLSSQHLKSLTSLQCLSIHSLPQIQSLLEEGIHSSPSLQSLVISSCHQLQSVAPLPSSLSKLIIYACPNLKSFPSLPSSLSELSIRDCCNLKSFPPLPSSLSELTIIDCPNLKSPPVNGILSSLSKLSISKCPFLKPLLKFDKGKYWPEIAHISTIQIDEEYL; encoded by the coding sequence ATGCATGACCTCATCAACGATTTAGCCCAAATTGCATCTTCAAAACTATGTATCAGGTTGGAAGAGAGCCAAAGATCTGATATGTTGGAAAAAAGCCGGCACTTATCTTATTCCATAGGAAAAGATGGTGACTTTGAAAAATTGACACCCCTCTACAAATTGGAGCAGCTGAGGACATTGCTTCCAACATGTAATGGTCTCTATATTAACCCTCTAAGCAAGAGGGTACAGCATAACATACTGCCAAGACTAAGATCCTTGAGGGTACTATCATTGTCTCATTACTGGATTAAGGAGTTGCCAAATGACttgtttatcaaattaaagctcCTCAGATTTTTGGACCTTTCTGAGACAATGATTGAAAAGTTGCCTAATTCCATTTGTGTATTGTATCACTTAGAGACACTTCTCCTGTCATCTTGTGCTTATCTTAAGGAGCTACCGCTGCAGATGGAGAAGCTGATTAACTTGCGTCATCTTGACATAAGCAACACTGTTCACATGAATATGCCACTACATCTGAGCAAGTTGAAAAGCCTCCAATTGTTAGTGGGATCCAAGTTTCTTGTAGGTGGTCGCAGTGGTTTGAGAATGGAAGATTTGGGTGAAGTACATAACTTGTATGGATCTCTATCAGTTCAAAATTTGCAAAATGTGGTTAATAGAACGGAAGCTGTGAAGGCAAAGATGAGGGAGAAGAATCATGTTGAGAAGTTATCTTTGAGGTGGAGTGAAAGTAGGAGTGTCGCCAATTCACAAACTGAAATAGACATACTTGATGAGCTACGCCCacataaaaatgtaaaagaagTCAGAATCAATGGATATAGAGgaacaaaatttccaaattggCTAGCTGATCCTTTGTTTCTTAAGCTGGTGGAATTATCTCTAAGCAACTGCAAGGTCTGTGATTCCTTGCCAGCACTAGGACAACTCCCTTCTTTGAGATTCCTTTACATTGGAAGGATGCATGGAATAACAGAGGTGACAGAAGAATTCTATGGCAGTTTGTCCTCCAAAAAGCCTTTTAACTGTCTTGAGAAGCTTGCATTTGAAGATATGCCGGAGTGGAAGCAATGGCACGCACTAGGAATTGGAGAGTTTCCTACACTCGAGAAGCTTTCAATTGCAAATTGTCCAAAGTTAATGGGGAAGTTGCCTGAAAATCTCTGTTCTCTGAAAGAATTGACCATTTCAAGATGTCCAGAACTCAATTTGGAGACACCCATCCAACTTTCAAGTTTAaaatggtttgaagttggtggtTCTCCTAAGGTTGGAGTTCTTTTTGATGAAGCTCAGCTGTTTACATCCCAACTTGAGGGAATGAAGAAGATTGAGGGATTATTTATTAGTGATTGTAACTCTCTTACCTCCTTACCTTTTAGCATTCTTCCCAGTACCTTGAAGAGAATAACCATATCTGATTGTCAGAGATTGAAATTGGAGGAGCCAGTTGGTGAGATGTTTCTCGGGGATTTGCAACTGGTAGGATGTGATTCTATAACTGAGTTGGTCTCAAGAGCATGTTCTTTGGATGTAATTCGTTGCCACAACCTTATTAGGTTTTTAATTTCTACTGCGACTGAAAGACTCCATTGCAACAACCTTACAAAGCTGAAGCGGCTGCCACAACTCCCTTCATCTCTTAAGGAACTGCATCTGTGGGGTTGTCCAGAAATAGAGTCCTTTCCTGAAGGAGGATTGCCTTTCAATTTACAACTCCTTGTGATCAAGAAATGCACAAAACTGGTGAACGGCAGAAAGGAGTGGCGTTTACAGAGACTCCCCTGTCTCACAGAGTTACAGATCTATCATGATGGGAGTGACGAAGAGATTCTTGCTGCTGGTGAGAATTGGGAGTTGCCTTCCTCTATTCAAACACTTAGAATAGAGAATCTGAAAACATTAAGCAGCCAACATCTCAAAAGCCTCACCTCTCTTCAATGTCTATCTATTCATAGTTTACCTCAAATTCAGTCACTGCTGGAAGAAGGGATTCACTCCTCTCCTTCTCTTCAAAGTCTAGTAATATCCTCCTGCCATCAACTCCAGTCTGTTGCCCCCCTGCCCTCTTCCCTCTCTAAGCTGATCATCTATGCTTGCCCTAATCTCAAATCCTTTCCATCCCTGCCCTCCTCCCTCTCTGAGCTGTCCATCAGGGATTGCTGTAATCTCAAATCCTTTCCACCCCTGCCCTCCTCCCTCTCTGAGCTGACCATCATTGATTGCCCTAATCTCAAATCCCCTCCAGTAAATGGGATTCTCTCTTCCCTCTCTAAACTATCTATTTCCAAATGCCCATTCCTCAAACCACTCCTAAAATTTGACAAGGGGAAATACTGGCCAGAAATTGCTCATATCTCCACCATACAGATCGATGAAGAATACCTTTAA